In the genome of Fusarium graminearum PH-1 chromosome 2, whole genome shotgun sequence, the window TAATGGCTAACCGATCCGATAGTGCCACTTTTATTCCCATGATCCGCCGCTTCTGGCGCCGaaacgaagacgatgaagattctCACTTAGCAGCCAACGACACCGAGTACGCcttccaaaagtcaaagggtCTTCTCGATCACATCAAGAGCGGCATACTCGGCAAAGGTCGCTTTGCCAAGCTGGCCTTTCTCGTGTTTGCCGTGCTGTTTGTGTTTTCCAACGAGGTGTCGATCCGGGTCGCCCGAACTGTGCAGAAGCgactcaagaagctcgcttCAAGAATCGAGCACGGCGACCCCGATGTCGACGACAAGGACATGAAGACCCTTGAGGGATGGCGATGGAGGGTTCTGTTGTGGTagtgaatgatgatgatgagatggaaaatGATGGAACGCCGTATATAAGACGATGACACGATTTCAACGACGCTGACGCGATTTCATTTGTTTTGTTAATGATTGTCAAGAATATGAATGTATATTTTCTAAGTATATCTGGGTCTTTGAATACTACTTACTCATTACGGAATTGCTTGCGACAATTGATGAAATGATTGTGCTTCAGAGGTTGCGACTTCCAAAGTGTCGCTAAATTACAAGGCCTGAGTCCAGTATCTCACTCTAACTTCCAGCTCAAACGTGCACCGTGCCATGGCCGAGCAAACTCATCGTTTTCACCAACAGCTTAGAGATTCGTCGACAGATTCGTCGACATCAAAACTCACGCGCATTCACTGAAAAACTGCGAAAATGTGCACTTAGCATCATACAACTTCAAAACCTGTCACTCATCTCAGCCGTCAAAGATGGGCGAAAAGAGGAAAGCCTCACAAGACCTGCAGAACTACAGGCTCCCTGTAGATAATGGTGATACgaaccaaccaacagccacgGCCAGCACCCTTATAGGCCCGGCGCAAGATAATGTAGCTCGAGATCGTCACTACGCCGAACTCTACGCCAAAGCACCCGATTTTCAACAGCTTGCCCTTCAAGATACAGACTTTGCGCGACTGTAAGTATCCTATAATCGAATTCGACCAGCCAAGCTAATACAATACCAGGTGGAATCAGCACAAGTCCGACTTCTTCAACGATCCAGAATGTGTTATGCAGTTGACAAAAACACTTCTCAAGCTGGACTTTGGACTgcagcttgagcttcctAATGATCGACTGTGCCCACCTGCAAGCTTATATCCACTACTTTGACGCGTCTTCATATCTAACGCGTCTTACAGGTCACTAATCGACACAACTATATCCTCTGGTTGAAAAGACTTCTCGACACCTCTACGTACGAGAAGCATGCTCAGGATGTTGTTGGGCTAGATATAGGTACCGGCGCAAGTTGCATCTACCCACTACTAGGTTGCACAGAACGCAATTGGAACTTTATCGCTACAGGTAAACCGTCGTATAGCCATAGTCAACTTTCAACTAACAAAAACAGACATTGACTCCAAAAGTCTTGAGTATGCTCGCAAGAATGCGACTTTGAACAATCTTGACCAGAGGATCAAGATTGTCGATCGGAAATGGACAGACAATCTCATCCCACTAGATGAACTGCATATTCCACGTATCGCATTCACCATGTCTAACCCGCCCTTTTACAAATCTGAgcaagagcttgttgaaaGTGCTAAGAAAAAGTCACAGGCGCCCTTCACGGCCTGCACAGGTGCCAAAGTCGAGATGATAACTACCGGTGGTGAAGTCGCATTTGTTGATCGCATCCTTAACGAGTCTCTCGTCCTTCGAGATCGTGTGCAGTGGTACACATCTATGTTTGGCTTCCAGTCAAGCCTAGTCAGATTTGTGGATAAGCTGAAGGAGAACAATATCTGCAACTACGCCGTAACGGAATTTGTCCAAGGAAGTCAAACGAGGCGCTGGGCTATCGCGTGGAGCTTTGAAAGCATGCGTCCAAGTCAAGACGTTGCTCGCGGCACCAAGAATTCACTTTCCAAGAACGCTCTCCCCGATATCACGGAGGAGACGGTTGTGGATTTACCTTTCCATGGATCCATCAGCAACTTTGCAGACCAGTTCCGCGCTGAGCTTGAAAAGCTCGAACTTCTTAGCTGGGAATGGGACGCTGAAAGACTGGAAGGCACTGGTCGAGCAGCCGGTCGTGTCTGGGCACGAGCTTGGCGgagaaagaagcagagagcagatgaagaagatgccagATCTGAGTCAACAAAATGCGTTTTTGCTTTCAGAGTGTCCATACGGTTTGACAAGGATTTTATGTCAGTCAGTTGTCGATGGCTGGAGGGCCACGATCCGGTTACATTTGATAGCTTCCGTGGACATGTGAAGAAGACGGTAAAGTCTATCTTCGTTCGATCTGTTTCCGAGATGCACACCTCTAATTAGACAACGCTGGTTCCCGTATAAATCTTGTATCATAGTAATATTAATACGACAGGCAAGAAACTGCCCTGTTGTGACATTTGTACCCTATTTTGATGCATCTAAGCTTTGACCTTGGCACGAAATTCTGCAAGATCAGCTAAAACCTCCATTTTGGTCTTCTCCCTCACTAAGCTATCTCTGATAACGTCTTGTTCCGAGTCGGGTGCCATGTTTTCGCTTCTCGGCGGATTATTATCCAGATTAGTCGGGAAAGGGTACCCTTCTCCAACCGCAGAAATGAACATTTCGACCTCTTCGCTCAGCCCATGTTTCTTGTACGTAGCAGATAGAACATCCCATGTGCTATCTATCAAAGGTACCGCATCAACAGTCTCCATCGGCTTTCCGAAAGCACTGCTAATCTGGAAGAGATTGACGAGCCGATTGATGTCTGTAGATTTGTTCTCTCCCGCTGCGTGGAACAGAGCTGGGTTGAACCACAAGCCATCCCCCTTCTTCAGCGGAAGCGAGACGTAGTTTTCCAGAAAGAATTGGTTGAATTCAGGGAGACGATATGCCATGTACCCAGGAGCAAAAGCTTGGCTGAAGGGTAAGAGTCGCGTTGGGCCGCTCTCGAGAGGCATGCTGATATGTGCTATAGCGCCCTGTAGAGTGCAGCACTGGCTAGCAACTTGCATAGCTCTGGGATATCTACCGCAGTTTTCTGCGGACATGAAGCCTAGATGGTAGTCACGGTGGGAAACTTGTGGCTGACCTCCAGGCCGGACgttgttgacttgagctGTGATGCGATATCCAGGACCAAGCCATGAAGCAAAGATGAGGTCGAGGTAAGGATTCGAGAAGTATCGGAAGAAAGATTCAGGGTCTTGGAGGCCGTGCTTGCTGAATGAGTTCCAGATTCGATCATTCTTTCCAGCAACGGCGAAGTGATCGCCGGTTGTCTTCGCGCTTTCTTTCTTAATAATTTCGTAAAAGGCCGCTGTTGATTTATCGATCAAGTCTAGATCCTGGTAGAGGTTGGTTGTGACGAAGACTCCAGGTCCTTGTAGAAGGACTTTGTACCACTCATCTTGTAAAGCGGACTTTTGGCCTtctgtcaaggttgagtaGTTGGCGAGGTTGTAAATGGGTACGTTGCACTCGATGTCTGTTGCAAGTGGGTAATCTTCTTTTGTGGCGGTTTGGGAACAAAGCGATTTGAAGGCATCTACCGAAGggggagatgatgatttaAATACCCGTTCCTGGCCCTGCTTCAAGAGAAATTCGTTGGTAGTCATGATACTATACGGCTATGTCGCAGCGCGGAATGGTAGAAGTCTGAGCTGATGTTAGTTCAATTATTGATGGGAAATCTGCAAAGAAATACTTGAAGTTCGGCGAGAAGTGCGAAAGTTCAAAGGGCATATCTGACAGCTATTCAGAGACAATATCGGGCTCTCTGGGTGTATGTTGTTATGCACGTGGTGCTTCGAGGCCGGTTATGCAGGGTAGGCTTAATGAAAGCGAATAATTTAACCAGCCCTTAGAAACGGAGAGCTAATGTGATGTCACAAGTCAGGAGTTCGGAATAGTCCATAAAGGAACCTTTGCTTGGAGATCAATATGCGGGGGGAATAAAGACAGCCGTTTAAATATGTCGCTATGAAATGTCGTTGGTTAGAAGGTGCATACAATACAGCCCTAGTGATTCCGTCGAAAGGCTACCGCATAACTGGGTATAGGATTGGTGTGACCACTCAGTTTTCATGTGAGAAGTTGGCAGTCTActgggtagtagaaaagttgacctcctaagtcttaggttacaaaaataaatggcctaaagactatagtctaagtagcataagctgatctactaacttcgtctcttatgcttcccGTGGCAGTATAACGGGACCACTACAAAGACCAGTGAGTAGAGAACATTTTTAAATGGAGGCCAGGTTATCTTGATATGTCAAAAAATCGAAATAAAAGGAAAGACAGACAGTGATTAATGAAATTTTACTGTTTTGTATTTTGGGGATCTTTCCCAGTCGTTATCCTGTGAGGCGTCTCGCCTCGTCATTATTGATCATGGCTAAATAAACAAACTCCTCcattttttcttcttccgcaTCTTCTCTCATGCCCCATCATGTAACTCCCACTCTAGTTGTTGAGGTTGCCGATGgtgatggacttgatgtTTTGGTACTCAGCCATACCGTACAGACTACCCTCCTTTCCGTAACCGCTCTCCTTGACACCGCCGAAAGGCGCCTCGGCAGCGCTGATCTTGCCTGTGTTGGCACCAACCATACCGACTTGCATCTTGTGGGCAACACGCATGACACGGCTGATGtccttggagaagaagtatcCGGCAAGACCGAACTCTGTGTCGTTGGCGAGACGGATGGCATCCTCCTCTGTGTCGAACTCGAAGACAGGGGCTAGAGGACCGAATGTCTCGTCTTTAGCAACGGCCATCTCTTGTGTCACACCAGTAAGAACGGTGGGCTGGTGGAAGAAACCAGGGCTGTCGGGGGTAGAGCCGCCGGTAGCGATCTTAGCGCCCTTGGATGTGGCATCGGCGATGtgctccttgaccttgtcgatGGCAgacttgttgacaagagGTCCTTgggtggtggtcttgtcgagACCACCGCCCATCTTTAGAGCGTTGACCTTTTCGACGAGCTTGGCAGTGAACTCCTTAGCGACGCTCTTCTGGACGTAGAGTCGGTTGGCGCTGTTAAAATGTTAGCAATGTGATTAAAAATCAAGGCACAATCTAATTTACCAGACGCAAGTCTGTCCAGAGCATCGGAACTTGCAGAACATAGCGCCTTCAGCAGCCAGGTCGAGGTCGGCATCCTCAAAGACGATGAAAGGAGCGTTGCCACCGAGTTCCAAGCTTAGCTTCTTCAGggtaccagcagcaagcttAGCAAGGTACTTGCCAACACCAGTGGAGCCGGTGAAAgagatcttct includes:
- a CDS encoding succinate-semialdehyde dehydrogenase; this encodes MAENYHKEVISGLKNKSLFIQDAFINGQWVAKENKFDVFEPSTATVLGQVANCALEDFQTAIKSADVAQTKYFDSTTGASRGAMLRKWYDLVLANQEDLAKILSLENGKTYSEALGEVIYSASFISWFAEEATRSYGVTIPSSAPHTTLMTIREPVGVCGIITPWNFPAAMITRKIAPALAAGCSVVIKPPSETPYSALAFTKLAIEAGLPPATIQVLPTRDRQAATELATNPLVKKISFTGSTGVGKYLAKLAAGTLKKLSLELGGNAPFIVFEDADLDLAAEGAMFCKFRCSGQTCVCANRLYVQKSVAKEFTAKLVEKVNALKMGGGLDKTTTQGPLVNKSAIDKVKEHIADATSKGAKIATGGSTPDSPGFFHQPTVLTGVTQEMAVAKDETFGPLAPVFEFDTEEDAIRLANDTEFGLAGYFFSKDISRVMRVAHKMQVGMVGANTGKISAAEAPFGGVKESGYGKEGSLYGMAEYQNIKSITIGNLNN